From Vigna unguiculata cultivar IT97K-499-35 chromosome 5, ASM411807v1, whole genome shotgun sequence, the proteins below share one genomic window:
- the LOC114184747 gene encoding NAC domain-containing protein 40-like: MEGVSREAQMSIAASSMFPGFRFCPTDEELISYYLRKKLDGHEESVQVISEVELCKYEPWDLPAKSFIQSDNEWFFFSPRGRKYPNGSQSKRATECGYWKATGKERNVKSGSNVIGTKRTLVFHLGRAPKGERTEWIMHEYCINDKSQDSLVICRLKRNTEFRLSDHSNRASSSQRHPVNSHESGCAISEGGGIDQRDVCEQDKEVGCSSKRSSSSYGSPSNEQIDSVSESNPRPVNEATLTESSDQAKEVYEEDCYAEILKDDIIKLDESSISAEGHTGANEAAQMHPAQGTAQRRIRLRVGNSKRSSPAVVGFRSTIMQSSKSSFFAGISNSLVALLFLVFTLIFLVFVGWSQTSEMLRGCKRTMSRPMLLVFLLIILIITSQFEWKQQLVADVDSNPNVSQKQHQISKAEETVKEKIILVQEKNIQRLNELVRHLQEQLQQCRGRNGTINGTVSPLADRILELERQQILED, translated from the exons ATGGAAGGGGTTTCCAGGGAAGCCCAGATGTCCATCGCTGCTTCTTCCATGTTTCCTGGCTTCAGATTCTGCCCCACCGATGAGGAGTTGATTTCTTACTACCTTAGGAAGAAGTTGGATGGCCATGAAGAGAGTGTTCAAGTCATTTCTGAGGTTGAGCTCTGTAAATACGAGCCTTGGGATTTACCAG CCAAATCGTTCATTCAATCAGATAACGAATGGTTCTTCTTCTCTCCCCGTGGAAGAAAGTACCCAAATGGTTCACAAAGTAAAAGGGCAACTGAATGTGGATATTGGAAGGCCACCGGCAAAGAGCGTAATGTAAAGTCAGGTTCCAACGTTATAGGAACAAAGAGGACATTGGTGTTTCACTTGGGGCGTGCACCTAAAGGGGAGAGGACTGAATGGATTATGCACGAGTACTGCATCAATGACAAGTCTCAG GATTCTTTGGTTATTTGTCGGCTGAAGAGGAACACAGAGTTCCGTTTGAGTGATCATTCGAATAGAGCTTCTTCAAGTCAAAGGCATCCCGTGAATTCACACGAAAGTGGTTGTGCCATTTCAGAAGGTGGTGGTATAGATCAAAGGGATGTTTGTGAGCAGGACAAAGAGGTAGGATGTAGCTCCAAGAGGAGCAGTAGCAGTTACGGTTCTCCTTCCAATGAGCAAATTGATTCTGTCTCAGAATCCAATCCTCGACCAGTTAACGAAGCTACGCTGACAGAATCTTCAGATCAAGCAAAG GAGGTGTATGAAGAGGATTGTTATGCAGAGATACTGAAGGATGATATCATAAAACTAGACGAATCATCAATCTCAGCAGAGGGTCACACAGGAGCAAATGAAGCTGCACAAATGCATCCTGCGCAAGGCACAGCACAACGGAGAATAAGATTAAGGGTTGGGAATTCAAAGCGTTCTTCTCCTGCAGTGGTTGGTTTCCGAAGCACAATAATGCAGTCGTCAAAGAGTAGCTTCTTCGCCGGAATAAGCAACAGTTTGGTGGCGCTTCTTTTCTTGGTTTTCACTCTCATATTTttggtgtttgttgggtggagTCAGACAAGCGAAATGTTAAGGGGTTGTAAGC GAACCATGTCGAGGCCCATGTTGCTTGTCTTCTTGCTGATTATACTCATAATCACCTCGCAGTTCGAGTGGAAGCAGCAGCTTGTGGCCGATGTTGACTCCAACCCCAACGTGTCTCAGAAGCAGCATCAAATTTCTAAGGCTGAGGAAACCGTCAAGGAGAAG ATTATTTTAGTTCAAGAGAAGAATATTCAAAGATTGAATGAGCTAGTGCGGCATCTCCAGGAACAACTGCAACAGTGTAGAGGACGCAATGGAACTATAAATGGCACTGTAAGCCCTCTAGCTGATCGGATTCTGGAGCTTGAGCGACAGCAAATTTTAGAGGATTAA